Proteins encoded in a region of the Dorea longicatena genome:
- a CDS encoding F0F1 ATP synthase subunit A produces the protein MKEGDSTEKLVESLVKELNCETVFTIPVFGGIAVDEGVVVTWIIMAVLTILSIVFVRNLSIEKPGKVQLMLESVIGWAQDFFEGIIGKENKGYIPYLMTVALYLAISNVIGLLGFKPPTKDMNVTIALAVMSMFVIEWSGIHRNGLVHWCKHFAKPVPIVAPIMILEIVIRPLSLCMRLFGNMLGGFVVMELIKEVVPLIVPIPFSFYFDIFDGLLQAYVFVFLTALFMTEEME, from the coding sequence ATGAAGGAAGGGGATAGTACGGAAAAGCTTGTTGAAAGCCTTGTTAAAGAACTTAACTGTGAAACCGTATTTACGATCCCGGTATTTGGAGGAATCGCTGTTGACGAAGGTGTTGTTGTAACTTGGATCATCATGGCGGTTCTTACTATTCTCAGTATAGTATTCGTAAGGAATCTAAGTATAGAGAAACCGGGAAAGGTACAGCTTATGCTGGAATCAGTGATCGGCTGGGCACAGGATTTCTTTGAAGGTATTATAGGAAAAGAAAACAAGGGCTATATTCCATATCTGATGACGGTTGCACTTTATCTGGCAATATCAAATGTCATCGGACTGTTAGGATTCAAGCCTCCGACAAAGGACATGAACGTAACAATCGCACTTGCCGTTATGAGTATGTTCGTGATCGAGTGGTCCGGTATCCATAGAAATGGTCTGGTTCACTGGTGCAAACATTTTGCAAAGCCAGTGCCGATCGTAGCACCAATCATGATACTGGAGATCGTGATCCGTCCGCTGTCGCTTTGTATGCGACTGTTTGGTAATATGTTAGGCGGATTTGTAGTCATGGAACTGATCAAAGAGGTCGTTCCGTTAATCGTGCCGATACCGTTTAGTTTTTATTTTGATATATTTGACGGATTATTACAGGCATATGTATTCGTATTCTTAACTGCATTATTTATGACAGAAGAGATGGAATAA
- the atpE gene encoding ATP synthase F0 subunit C — MSGTIIAIGAGIAVLTGIGAGVGIGIATSKAVDAIARQPEADGKIRTSLILGCALAEATAIYGFIIALLIVLLLK; from the coding sequence ATGAGTGGAACAATTATCGCAATTGGAGCAGGTATCGCAGTACTTACAGGTATCGGAGCCGGTGTTGGTATCGGAATCGCAACAAGCAAAGCAGTAGATGCTATCGCAAGACAGCCGGAAGCAGACGGAAAGATCAGAACTTCCCTGATCCTTGGTTGTGCACTTGCAGAGGCAACCGCTATTTACGGTTTCATTATCGCACTTCTGATCGTCCT